From the Candida dubliniensis CD36 chromosome 2, complete sequence genome, the window CAAGGTTACtgcaaagaaaaatagaGTTTATAAAGGTCCAAAAATCAAGAGTGCTGGTGTAAGAAATGTAACACAACGTAATGCATTAGGTGAAGCCTTTGGTACTAAAAAAGCCAAATCTGCTATTACcaatttggaaaagaaCAGAATTGATTCTGAAAAGTTGCAAGACATTGAAATGgatattgttgatacaGTTAAAGAAAGCACTCGTGATTTGCCAACTCAAGAAGATGGCGTTGATAGACCAGCACCTTTTGCAAACGTTGATGCCACAAATGTTGAAGATATTTACCCACTAGAAAAAATCATTCCTGAAAAAGATTGGCAGTATCTTCGTGTTAGTTCGATTCTTACTACAGAAAACCCATTGGAAAAATTACCATTCACTAAATCAGAATTCATTACCAAACAATTGCCAATTTTGATTctgcaaaaaaatacaGAGAAGTTACAAATGCTTTATTATGCATCTCTTTTATTGGGTGTTTATGAGAATAGAAGAGTCAAAGATAAACAGAGTCTTATGACCAGATTACAAAACATTCCTTCTGAAATTTTGGTTGATGGTATTTTGGACCGATTTGCTATTTCTCGTGCCACTAAATTTGGTAAATCAAAGGATAAATCATTTACTATTGATCCATATCACGaagataaattattgaCATATTTGTTCATATTGCTTTTACATATAAATAACTTTACGGTTGAATTGGTACCACTTTCAAAAGAtttgaagttgaaaaatacaAGATTGGTGGGCTTGTTTAGAGCTTTGGGTGCTATTATCAAAAGCGCAACTGTTGGTGAAGCTGAAGCTCTTGGTATTCCTAAGAGTGCTGTGGGTACCTATAAGATTGCCACATTAAAAGTGCCATTCAAACTACCAGAATTGACTAGAAGAGGAAAACGTCGCTAGTCTCTtatgtttgtttttataGTCCATTAAATACACTGAAATAGAAATATTGCAATTAATTATAAAGTaagatcaaaaaaaaaaaaagaagaggtGTTCATAAAAGTATGAAAGAGTTGATTtaagccaaaaaaaaaaaaaaaataatgacaCCAAGGAGATTCGAACTCCTGCATCTTACGATAGTAGAAAACCCCTGTTAGaacagaagaagaatttttgTTAATTCTTGAGTCTACCGCCTTAGACCAACTCGGCCATAGTGCCATTTGATGTGAgtgtaatttttttacattcataaaccaaatattattttttaattaaccatttttgtaaatcaagaaaattggactttaattataatttgagAGCTCTGACCAATCTTATTTAAAGTGTAATTGATCTAATTATACAGTTTTAAAGTAGTGACTAAGAGGGAGaggtatttttttgaaagaattagCATATCAACTTTTGTCAAATTTTGTTATAAAATTGGTACAAATTTctcttcaaaaaaaaaagtacaAAGTGCTACGACATCAACTTCTTGGTTTTATCTAGAATCATAATTAATACTTTATTTATCATAAGTCACACAGAAAATATACATCTCTATATAcatttagaaaaaaatggcaaaaaaaatctaataaTCCTGAATAGGATGTGTCACGTTAAACGGAATGGTATATCATAATTTTCCTTAAAGCTCACGTATTACTGTTGGTCATAACTATTCCTTCAATTGACGTAAAAATCCTTTTGCAAATACATCCAAACCAAACTAACTGAACTGACAATCAATGGACCACTTAATCCTTTACCCAATTTACAAGTTCCAAAATACAACCATTCACTCAAAAAATGCCATGCAGCAATAGCAAATGTGAATTGAGTCAATTCATAAActtgtttattttgtaaataataAGCACCGTAAAATCTCACTATTGAAGTAATCAATGTCCAAGTCCCAAAAGTTCTTGCTGA encodes:
- a CDS encoding DNA-Directed RNA Polymerase I, 49 kDa polypeptide, putative (Similar to S. cerevisiae RPA49) — translated: MSSNIKVNSVTEKPVATVGSFFNGLAVSPEVEFDLYKHKKRDDYVLHGETDTLEYNGTSNNDNEYVVAVFDPNCKSVELYKTPYISTKVTAKKNRVYKGPKIKSAGVRNVTQRNALGEAFGTKKAKSAITNLEKNRIDSEKLQDIEMDIVDTVKESTRDLPTQEDGVDRPAPFANVDATNVEDIYPLEKIIPEKDWQYLRVSSILTTENPLEKLPFTKSEFITKQLPILISQKNTEKLQMLYYASLLLGVYENRRVKDKQSLMTRLQNIPSEILVDGILDRFAISRATKFGKSKDKSFTIDPYHEDKLLTYLFILLLHINNFTVELVPLSKDLKLKNTRLVGLFRALGAIIKSATVGEAEALGIPKSAVGTYKIATLKVPFKLPELTRRGKRR
- a CDS encoding ergosterol biosynthetic protein 28, putative (4 probable transmembrane helices predicted by TMHMM2.0 at aa 15-33, 53-75, 85-107 and 114-131;~Similar to S. cerevisiae ERG28), which encodes MLGYFESILPYTNGGKLPYWLLFISVVSIFNSVQTYQNINLTKRVYERNPNQVSPLSARTFGTWTLITSIVRFYGAYYLQNKQVYELTQFTFAIAAWHFLSEWLYFGTCKLGKGLSGPLIVSSVSLVWMYLQKDFYVN